The Bdellovibrionales bacterium genome window below encodes:
- a CDS encoding ATP-binding protein, which yields MSTLHRYLMKNVETDLTRKMVFLGGPRQVGKTFFAQSLIPSYKDGHTSYLNWDDLEDRKKIKAGIFDAKQKLIILDEIHKFVKWRSLVKGFFDKLKNTHQFLVTGSARLDYYRKGGDSLLGRYHYYRMHPFTLCEVSKSCEHRILQRLLEFGGFPEPYINASAQQLKRWHRQRRERIVYSDIRDLENVKEISNIEILMEALPDRVGSPLSRKNLAEDLEVDFKTVEKWISILENVYYCYRIAPYGAPRIKAVKKEQKIYLWDWSELDSPGSRWENLVASHLLKFCHYHEDTQGDRMELRFLRDITAKEVDFVVLKNKKPLFAVECKTGEKNLSRHISYFSERTPIPKFYQVHQGTTFRTISDKIHILPFTEFCKIEKLK from the coding sequence ATGTCTACTTTACACAGATACCTCATGAAGAACGTTGAGACTGATCTTACCCGGAAAATGGTCTTTTTAGGAGGACCACGGCAGGTAGGGAAAACCTTTTTCGCTCAGTCACTTATTCCAAGTTATAAAGATGGTCACACGAGTTACTTAAACTGGGATGACCTAGAGGATCGAAAAAAAATAAAAGCTGGAATATTCGATGCCAAACAAAAGCTTATAATCCTCGACGAGATTCACAAATTTGTAAAATGGCGATCTCTCGTCAAAGGCTTCTTCGATAAGTTGAAAAATACTCACCAATTCCTGGTTACTGGATCCGCTCGCCTCGATTACTACAGAAAAGGCGGGGATTCTTTACTTGGACGATATCATTACTATCGAATGCACCCATTTACACTTTGCGAAGTTTCTAAATCTTGCGAACACAGGATTCTCCAAAGACTTTTAGAGTTTGGAGGGTTTCCAGAACCTTATATCAATGCCTCAGCCCAACAACTTAAGAGATGGCATAGGCAAAGGCGGGAACGGATCGTTTATTCTGACATTCGCGATCTCGAGAACGTCAAAGAAATATCAAACATAGAGATTTTAATGGAAGCTCTTCCAGACAGAGTGGGCTCCCCTCTCTCACGAAAGAACTTAGCAGAAGACCTAGAAGTCGACTTTAAAACTGTCGAAAAATGGATTTCAATTCTAGAAAACGTTTATTACTGTTACCGAATCGCTCCTTATGGAGCTCCACGAATCAAAGCTGTAAAAAAAGAGCAGAAGATTTATCTTTGGGACTGGAGTGAACTTGACTCCCCTGGGTCACGCTGGGAAAACTTAGTGGCAAGCCACCTTCTTAAATTTTGTCACTATCACGAAGACACCCAGGGAGATCGGATGGAACTCAGATTCTTACGCGATATCACAGCCAAAGAGGTCGATTTTGTTGTGTTAAAGAACAAAAAGCCCCTATTTGCTGTGGAGTGCAAAACTGGAGAAAAAAATCTTTCAAGACATATTTCTTACTTTAGCGAGCGAACACCTATACCCAAATTCTACCAGGTTCACCAAGGCACAACCTTTCGAAC